CAAAGGGAGTAGAAATCCATGCAGATCAGGGCCCTGAACTCTACAGAGATCTATAAGCCAACCACGAATTTTGAGTTAACGACAGATATTATGGACGCTAGACGGGCGGCGCGGCCTCTATAAGGCAAGCACAATCACATGATGCTGAGATGTATGGAAAGGTGGATCACAGGATCGCGGGAGCGGCCAGTGTTCTCGCTCGCCAGATATCTCCGGCTGTTGCCCGCGCCGGTCTCACGCCCCTCTTGCCGATGCGTCTCGGCGTGCCGCTTCAGCATCGCGCCATCGAGCCGAACGAACGTCGCGCGGGCCGTCGCTCGCTGCGGGTCCGGCGCGGGACCGTGCTTCGACGCGACGGCGGCTTCGACGTCGACGAGACGGGAGGCTCGGGCGTCTCACCGGGATGAACAGGGGTGATCTTCGACCAGTAAGTCACCACCAGGACAATTCGTGCGAAGAGAGCAGAGGCGCAGATCGCTAGGATATAGGGCTTTATTCGTTTGCATCCTCCAAGCAGAAAAATACTCAGATCTTGCGGTGCGTATATCCGCCCGACCGCGCGCCGACGATGCTGTCAAGTCGCGGGCACGAGCCGCACGGGGATGCTCCAGGGATCCCGGACGACGAGCGCGCCGCCGTCCTCGTCGAGGACCACGTCGGCCTCGCGCAGGCGGTCTCTCGTCGATGCCAGGGTCGGTCCATCGACCAGCAGGGCCACCTCGGCGAGGCCCGTCAGCCCCTCGGATCGGACGGCCGCACCGCGGCTGTTCCAGACGTTGCCGGCCAGCTGGTGGTGGTAGCCGCCGGAGCCGAGGAACAGGGCACCGGGATAGCGGCACATCACGTCGAAGCCGAGCAGGCTCGCGTAGAAGCGCTCCGCCGCATCCAGATCGCCCACCTGGAGATGGATGTGCCCGACGCGGGCAGCGGCCGGCATCTCCGACCAGGGACCTGTCGCGGCAGCGACGAGGCCGGCACGGTCGAGCCGCTCGTTGCGCATCACGACCGTGCCGTCCGGGGCCCGCTGCCACGCGGAGGCGGGCCGGTCGACGTAGATCTCGATGCCGTTGCCCTCCGGATCGTCGAGGTAGACGGCCTCGCTCACGAGGTGGTCGGCGCCGCCCGTGAGCGCGACGCCGTGTTCCTCCGCGTGCCGGAGCCAGGCACCGAGGTCGCCCCGGCCGGGCAGCAGGAACGCCGTGTGGAACAGGCCGGCCTCTCGGGGCTGCCGTGGCCGCGCATTCGGGCTGTGCCGAAGGACGAGGAGCGTCGCGTCGCCCGTCCCGAGCCGCACGGCACTGTCGGCTTCCGAGCGGATGTCGAGCCCGAGGAGGTCCCGGTAGAACCGCGTGAGCCTATCGAGGTCGCGCACGGCGAGGGTCACCGCACCGATCCGGTACGGCGCCTCGGCCAGGACGCGGTCCGGTCCGACCTGGGGCCGGTTCGAAGTTGGCTTCGCCATGATCCGTCTCCAGAGTGCTCTGCCCGTTCGAGAGATGCGATTGCCGGTCGGCCCTCAGCGGGGCCTCGCCTCCCGGGCGGCGGGCTCCGGCGCCCCGCGCCAGGTCCCGAACAGGCTGAAATGCGGCCTCTCGCCCCCGGGTTCGACCGCGACCGTCGCGGTGCGGCCCGAGACCAGGCGGGTCTCGTCGGGAACGCCGTCCAGCCTGATCCGCACCGGGATGCGCTGGGCCAGCCGGACCCAGGCGAAGGTCGGGTTGACGCTGGCCAGCAGGTTCGAGCCGGCCGTGCGCTCGCGATCCTCGATGCCGCCCGCGAAGCTCTCCACGTGACCGGTCAGCGCGGCATTCTCGCCCATCAGGCGGACGCTGGCCCTGTCGCCCACGCGGATGCGCGGGAGCTTCGTCTCCTCGAAGTATCCCTCGACGCGCAGCGTGTCGCTGTCGATGAGCGCCATCACGCCGCGCCCGGTGGAGACGTAGGTGCCGGGACGCAACTCCATGTTGGTGATGCGGCCGTTGACCGAGGCCTTCACCGCGGAGCGTTCGAGGTTGAGCCTGGCGAGGTCGCGGTCGGCCACCGCCTGTCCGTAGGCCGCCTTGGCTTCCAGGTCGGTCGCCCGGGCCGCCTCGACCCTCTGCTGGGACGCGGCGGCGTCGCTGAGCTTCTGGTAGCGGACGTAGTCGGCGGCGGCCCGCTCGGCGGTCGCCTGCTTGCCCTCGACCATCGCCTCGGCCTGGCGCAGGGCCAGGTCGAAGCGCTCGGGGTCGATGCGGAACAGCACGTCGCCCCGCTTCACCACCTGGTTGTCCGCGACGAGAACCTCGGTGACGAGGCCGGACACGTCGGGCGCCACCGCCACCACGTCGGCCCGCACCCGCCCGTCCCGGGTCCAGGGCGCCTCCATGTAGTAGTCCCACAGCGCCAGCCCGACGACGATCGCGGCGGCGACCATCCCGAGGGTGACGAGGAGGCGGAACGAGAGGGCGAGCAGCCGGGGCATGGGTGGGTCCGGAAGGTGTGGGCAGGGCGAGGCGGGGCGGCCGATCAGGCGGTGAGCGGCACCGCGACCGAGACGACGCCGCCGAGGAGCACGACGTAGAGGGCGAGGTCGAACAGGGGCCGGTGCCAGACCATGCGGTAGAACCCGGTCCGGGCCAGCAGCCACCGCAGGGGCAAGCTCAGGGCGAAGGCGATCAGCATCCAGGCCGCGAGGCTCGGGACGAAGACCCC
This portion of the Methylobacterium sp. NMS14P genome encodes:
- a CDS encoding VOC family protein; the encoded protein is MAKPTSNRPQVGPDRVLAEAPYRIGAVTLAVRDLDRLTRFYRDLLGLDIRSEADSAVRLGTGDATLLVLRHSPNARPRQPREAGLFHTAFLLPGRGDLGAWLRHAEEHGVALTGGADHLVSEAVYLDDPEGNGIEIYVDRPASAWQRAPDGTVVMRNERLDRAGLVAAATGPWSEMPAAARVGHIHLQVGDLDAAERFYASLLGFDVMCRYPGALFLGSGGYHHQLAGNVWNSRGAAVRSEGLTGLAEVALLVDGPTLASTRDRLREADVVLDEDGGALVVRDPWSIPVRLVPAT
- a CDS encoding efflux RND transporter periplasmic adaptor subunit; the encoded protein is MPRLLALSFRLLVTLGMVAAAIVVGLALWDYYMEAPWTRDGRVRADVVAVAPDVSGLVTEVLVADNQVVKRGDVLFRIDPERFDLALRQAEAMVEGKQATAERAAADYVRYQKLSDAAASQQRVEAARATDLEAKAAYGQAVADRDLARLNLERSAVKASVNGRITNMELRPGTYVSTGRGVMALIDSDTLRVEGYFEETKLPRIRVGDRASVRLMGENAALTGHVESFAGGIEDRERTAGSNLLASVNPTFAWVRLAQRIPVRIRLDGVPDETRLVSGRTATVAVEPGGERPHFSLFGTWRGAPEPAAREARPR
- a CDS encoding DUF1656 domain-containing protein, which gives rise to MTGELDLYGVFVPSLAAWMLIAFALSLPLRWLLARTGFYRMVWHRPLFDLALYVVLLGGVVSVAVPLTA